A window of the Pogona vitticeps strain Pit_001003342236 chromosome 4, PviZW2.1, whole genome shotgun sequence genome harbors these coding sequences:
- the BHLHE23 gene encoding class E basic helix-loop-helix protein 23 — translation MSLAQGAPLFSGSTPELPEQAMAELKALGGESYLALAQSYEPAAFAYNAGRGGGGPTGEAAAGAHGVYPGRGVVGLDFHGAALAKSAESSGEQSGDEEDAFEGGKAAGSPPAFEGSGGKVKGRPGLGGGGAGKKPKEQRSLRLSINARERRRMHDLNDALDGLRSVIPYAHSPSVRKLSKIATLLLAKNYILMQAQALEEMRRLVAYLNQGQGLGAPIPASLAPFGQAAVYPFTAGAPLPGCPEKCTAYPGAAPGLCKHCSDKP, via the coding sequence atgaGCCTGGCTCAGGGCGCGCCGCTTTTCTCCGGCTCGACGCCGGAGTTGCCGGAGCAAGCCATGGCCGAGCTGAAGGCGCTGGGCGGCGAGTCCTACCTGGCGCTGGCGCAAAGCTACGAGCCGGCTGCTTTTGCTTACAACGCcgggcgaggcggcggcggcccgacgggcgaggcggcggcgggggcgcacGGCGTCTACCCGGGGCGAGGCGTTGTCGGGCTGGACTTCCACGGCGCGGCGCTGGCCAAGTCGGCGGAGAGCAGCGGCGAGCAGAGCGGCGACGAGGAGGACGCCTTCGAGGGCGGCAAGGCGGCGGGCAGCCCGCCGGCCTTCGAGGGCAGCGGCGGCAAAGTCAAGGGGCGGCCGGGCTTGGGCGGCGGAGGGGCCGGCAAGAAGCCCAAAGAGCAGCGCTCGCTGCGCCTGAGCATCAACGCCCGCGAGCGGCGCCGCATGCACGACCTCAACGACGCCCTGGACGGCCTGCGCTCGGTCATCCCTTACGCGCACAGCCCGTCGGTGCGCAAGCTTTCCAAAATCGCCACCCTCCTCCTGGCCAAGAACTACATCCTCATGCAGGCGCAGGCGCTGGAGGAGATGCGGCGCTTGGTGGCCTACCTCAACCAAGGCCAGGGCCTCGGGGCCCCCATCccggccagcctggcccccttcGGACAAGCCGCCGTCTACCCTTTCACAGCAGGCGCCCCTTTGCCCGGCTGCCCGGAGAAATGTACTGCCTACCCCGGGGCCGCTCCGGGCCTTTGCAAACATTGCAGCGACAAGCCTTGA